GGTCCGTCGGGTCTGACGGCGTTGCGCTGGTAGGGGCCCGACGGCCCCGGGCAAGGAGCACACACAACATGTACACCCGTGGGTGGCGCGGCGCGACGGTCAACCCGTCGCTGCCGCCGGAGGACGGCCGATGACCGGTCTGTTGGCCGCGGCCGGGACCGCCTCCTCGTCGGTCTCCGTCAATCTCGGCGGTCAGCTCTCGAAGCCGTCCGAGAGCATCGTGATCATCATTGCCCTGACGTTGCTCGGGGTGGCGCCGGCGCTGCTGATCATGCTGACCAGCTTCACCCGCATCGCCGTCGTGCTCGGCCTGACCCGCAACGCCCTCGGTCTGCAGGGCATCCCGCCGAACCAGGTCATAGCCGGCCTGGCGCTCTTCCTCAGCCTGTTCATCATGGCCCCGACCATCTCCAAGGTGAACAACGACGCCGTCCAGCCCTACCTGCACGGCAAGATCAACGCCACTCAGGCCTACCGGGAGGCGGAGGTTCCGATCCGGGACTGGATGCTCAAGCAGACCCGCACCCAGGAGCTGGCGGTGTTCGTCAACATCAGCAAGCAGCATCCTCCGAAGCCGCAGGACGTAACGATGGCCGCCCTGGTGCCCGCCTTCATCCTGTCGGAGCTCAAGACGGCGTTCATCATCGGCTTCGTCGTCTTCATACCGTTCCTGATAATCGACCTGGTCGTGGGATCGACCCTGATGTCGATGGGGATGATGATGCTGCCGCCGACACTCGTGTCGCTGCCGTTCAAGCTGCTGCTGTTCGTGCTGGTCGACGGCTGGACACTGATCGCCCACTCGCTGGTTACGAGCTTCCGGTGAACGACCAGGGAGTACTCCAGCTGGCCGGGCACGCCATGGCCACCGCCGGCGAGCTGGCGGCCCCGATCCTGGCCGTCAGCCTGGTGATCGGGTTGATGGTCTCGCTGTTCCAGTCGGTGACCCAGATCCAGGAGTTCACGCTCAGCTTCGTCCCCAAGCTGCTGGGAGTGGCGGTGGTCCTCCTCGTGTCGGGCCACTGGATGATCTCGCGGATGGTCGCCTTCACCGACTCCGCCTTCCAGATGCTGCCCCGCCTCATCAATGGCGGCTAGCGCCACGACGCTCTCGCTTCCGCTCGACCCGGGCGCCGTCCTGGGCGGGTTCCTGGCGTTCCTCCGGGCCTCGGCGTGGCTGGTGGTCACGCCCCCCTTCTCACACCGGAGCATCCCGATCCCCGCCAAGGTCGGCCTGGCGGCGGGCCTGGCACTGGCCGCGTCCGGTCAGATGCCCGCCGGCGCCCTCCCGACCGATACGGCCGGGCTGGTCGGGGCCGCCGTCATCCAGGTGTTCATCGGCCTGGCCCTCGGCATGGTCGTCAACATCCTCATGTCGGCGGCCCAGTCCGCCGGAACGGCCATCGGGCTGTTCGGCGGCTTTGCCCTCCCGACCGCCCTCGACCCGATGTCCCAGGAGGAGACAAACATCGTCGGCCAGGTGTACGGCCTGCTGGCGATCACCCTCCTCTTCGTCCTGGACGGTCACATCTTCCTGGTGAGGGGGTTCATGGCGTCCTTCGGCGCCGTCGGGGCGTCCCTCCACTCGATGGGCGGGGTCGGCGACACCATCGTCCACGACCTGGCCAGCTTCTTCGTCTCCGCCCTGCAGATCGCCGCCCCCCTGCTCGCAGTGCTGTTCATGGCCCAGGTGGTGCTCGGCCTCCTGGCCAAGGCCGCCCCGCAGCTCAACGTGTTCGTGCTCGGCCTTCCGTTCCAGGTCCTGCTCACGCTGGCCCTCATCGGGATCGGCATCCGCCTGCTGCCCGGCGTCATCGTCCGGCTGGTCGAGATGTCGGTGTCGGACATGGGCCGGCTGGCCCACGCCCTCTAGGGGGCACGCGGTGAGCGAGCGCCAGGGCAAGACCGAGAAGCCCACCGCCAAGCGGCGAAAGGAGGCCCGGAACGAGGGAAAGGTGGCGCGCTCACCGGAGCTGGCGGCGTGGGCGTCGATGGTTGCCGCGGGCATGCTCCTGCCCCCGATGGTCAGGGGGGCGGGAACCCGCATCATGCAGCTCGAGGCCCAGGCCATGCAGGTCGCGTCGCACCCGGACACGTCGGGGGCCATGCGGGTCCTCGGGTCCGGCCTGACCGACCTGCTCTACATCGTGGTGCCCACGGCCCTGGGCTTCACCGCCCTGGGTGCGGCCGTGACGGTGGGTCAGGTCGGGCTGCGGTTCTCCCCCAAGGCCCTGGCCCCCCAGCTGTCCCGCCTCAGTCCCCGGCAGGGCCTCAAGCGGCTCGTCTCGGTGCACGGCCTCTGGGAGGGCGCCAAGGCGGCCATCAAGCTGGCGCTCGTCGGCGTGGTGGCCTGGCGGAGCTTCGTCAACCTGCTCAACGTCCTGGTGTCGGCGGGCTCCGCCGATCTCGGGCCCACCGTGTCGACCGTGGCCGCGGCCATCCTGGGGCTGATGCGATCGGTGGCCCTGGCCGGCCTCGGGCTGGCCGTGGCCGACTACCTCCTGCAGCGGCGCCGGATGATGTCGGGGCTCCTCATGACCAAGCAGGAGGTCAAGGACGAGATGCGCCAGGCCGAGGGTGATCCCCAGTTGCGGGGCCGCATCCGCCAGACCCAGCGCCGCCTCAGCCGCATGCGGATGATGTCCGAGGTCACCAGGGCCGACGTGGTGGCGGTCAACCCCACCCACTACGCCGTGGCCATCCGCTACGACCGCGACGGGTCCGGGGCTCCGAAGGTGGTGGCCAAGGGCACCGACCACGTGGCCCTGCGCATCCGGGAGCTGGCGACCGGGGCCGGGGTCCCGGTGGTGGAGGATCCGCCGCTGGCCCGGGCCCTGCACGGCGCCTGTGAGATCGACGGGGAGATCCCGTACCACCTGTACCTGGCCGTGGCCCGGCTGCTCGCCTTCGTCTACAGCCTGCCCCCGCTCGCCAAGGGCGGTCCTCTGCGCCACCAGACCCCGGTGGGGATCCTGGCGTGAGTACTCCCACCAGCCTCGGCCCCGGGGGCCGGTCCGGGCGGGGCCGGTGTAAAGAAAACCCGCCGATCTGTCGAAAACTTCATTCGGCGCCAGGACGGCCATCGCAACTGCAGGCCCAGGGACGGGTCCGGAAGCGACAAGGGGTTTGATGCGCGCCAAGCGTTTGGGGACTCTCGGGATACCGGCCGGTGTCGTCGCCATCGTGGTGATGCTGGTCATCCCGATGCCCAGCTTCTTCCTCGACCTGCTGATCGCGGTCAACATGAGCATTGCCGTACTGGTCCTGCTCATGAGCATGCGGGTGCGCGACCCGCTCGAGTTCTCGGTCTTCCCCTCCCTCCTCCTGGTCGCCACCCTCTTCCGGTTGGCCCTGAACGTCAGCGCCACCCGGCTGGTGCTCCTGCACGCCTTTGCCGGCAACGTGATCCAGAGCTTCGGCCACTTCGTGGTCGGCGGGTCTCTGGTCGTGGGGCTGGTCGTCTTCCTGATCCTCATCGTCATCCAGTTCGTCGTCATCACCAATGGCGCCGGCCGGGTGGCGGAGGTGGCCGCCCGCTTCACCCTCGATGCCATGCCCGGCAAGCAGATGGCCATCGACGCCGACCTGAACTCCGGTCTGATCGACGCCGACGAGGCCCGCCGGCGCCGGCGGAAGGTGGCGGACGAGGCCGACTTCTACGGCGCAATGGACGGGGCGTCCAAGTTCGTCAAGGGCGACGCCGTGGCCGCCATCATCATCACGGCCATCAACCTGATCGGTGGCTTTGCCGTGGGGGTGCTCCAGCACCACATGGCGGTCTCCGACGCGGTGTCGACCTACAGCCTGCTGAGCGTCGGCGACGGTCTGGTCTCGCAGATCCCCGCCCTCCTCCTCTCGGTCTCCGCCGGCATCGTGGTGACCCGGGCCGCCACCGAGCACGAGTTCGGCACCGACCTCCTGTCCCAGCTGGCCGCCCACTCCGGCGCCATGCGCATGACCGGCGCCGTGCTGGGGATCATCGGGCTGGTGCCGGGGCTGCCCAAGGTTCCCTTCCTCGCCGTCGGCGCCGGACTGTTCATCGCCGGTCGCCAGGCCGGGTCGCACCCGGCCGAGGCGTCCGAGACGCCCACCGCCGCCCTCGACCCCGCCGCACCGGACAGCACCGAGACCCTGGTGGGCGAGATGAGGGTCGAGCCGCTCGAGCTCGAGCTCGCCTTCGACCTCATCGACCTCGTGGACGCCGGCCGGGGTGGGGACCTGCTGGCCCGGGTCAAGGGCCTGCGGCGCAAGATCGCATCCGAGCTCGGCATCGTCGTCCCGCCCGTGCGCACGCGCGACAACCTCTCGATGGAGGAGGGCTCCTACTCGGTGCGACTCCACGGGGTCGAGGTCGGACGGGGCCGGGCCCCGCTCGGCCGGGTGCTCGCCATCGGGGACCATCTCGACCAGCTCCCCGGCGAGGCGACCGAGGAGCCGGTGTTCGGGCTGGCGGCCCGCTGGGTGCCCGCCGAGATGCGCCAGCAGGCCCTGATGATGGGATGCACGGTGGTCGACCGAGCCTCGGTCATCACCACCCACCTGTCCGAGGTGATCCGCTCCAACGCCGCCAGCCTCATCAACCGCCAGCAGGTGAAGGAGCTCCTGGACGTGGCCAAGGTCCGGGACTCGGTGGCGGTGGAGGAGCTGACCGCGGCGCAGCTCTCGCTGGGGCAGTTCCAGGCGGTCCTGTGCGCCCTCCTCAACGAGGGGGTGCCGGTCCGCGATCTGGTGC
Above is a window of Acidimicrobiales bacterium DNA encoding:
- a CDS encoding flagellar biosynthesis protein FlhA → MRAKRLGTLGIPAGVVAIVVMLVIPMPSFFLDLLIAVNMSIAVLVLLMSMRVRDPLEFSVFPSLLLVATLFRLALNVSATRLVLLHAFAGNVIQSFGHFVVGGSLVVGLVVFLILIVIQFVVITNGAGRVAEVAARFTLDAMPGKQMAIDADLNSGLIDADEARRRRRKVADEADFYGAMDGASKFVKGDAVAAIIITAINLIGGFAVGVLQHHMAVSDAVSTYSLLSVGDGLVSQIPALLLSVSAGIVVTRAATEHEFGTDLLSQLAAHSGAMRMTGAVLGIIGLVPGLPKVPFLAVGAGLFIAGRQAGSHPAEASETPTAALDPAAPDSTETLVGEMRVEPLELELAFDLIDLVDAGRGGDLLARVKGLRRKIASELGIVVPPVRTRDNLSMEEGSYSVRLHGVEVGRGRAPLGRVLAIGDHLDQLPGEATEEPVFGLAARWVPAEMRQQALMMGCTVVDRASVITTHLSEVIRSNAASLINRQQVKELLDVAKVRDSVAVEELTAAQLSLGQFQAVLCALLNEGVPVRDLVRIVEAVTERSAHAKDTESLVEAARQALGPTITSLYARDKRLPVIVLDAALEQQLAEALRPSEDGSVIAIDP
- the fliQ gene encoding flagellar biosynthesis protein FliQ, whose translation is MNDQGVLQLAGHAMATAGELAAPILAVSLVIGLMVSLFQSVTQIQEFTLSFVPKLLGVAVVLLVSGHWMISRMVAFTDSAFQMLPRLINGG
- a CDS encoding flagellar biosynthetic protein FliR — translated: MAASATTLSLPLDPGAVLGGFLAFLRASAWLVVTPPFSHRSIPIPAKVGLAAGLALAASGQMPAGALPTDTAGLVGAAVIQVFIGLALGMVVNILMSAAQSAGTAIGLFGGFALPTALDPMSQEETNIVGQVYGLLAITLLFVLDGHIFLVRGFMASFGAVGASLHSMGGVGDTIVHDLASFFVSALQIAAPLLAVLFMAQVVLGLLAKAAPQLNVFVLGLPFQVLLTLALIGIGIRLLPGVIVRLVEMSVSDMGRLAHAL
- a CDS encoding EscU/YscU/HrcU family type III secretion system export apparatus switch protein is translated as MSERQGKTEKPTAKRRKEARNEGKVARSPELAAWASMVAAGMLLPPMVRGAGTRIMQLEAQAMQVASHPDTSGAMRVLGSGLTDLLYIVVPTALGFTALGAAVTVGQVGLRFSPKALAPQLSRLSPRQGLKRLVSVHGLWEGAKAAIKLALVGVVAWRSFVNLLNVLVSAGSADLGPTVSTVAAAILGLMRSVALAGLGLAVADYLLQRRRMMSGLLMTKQEVKDEMRQAEGDPQLRGRIRQTQRRLSRMRMMSEVTRADVVAVNPTHYAVAIRYDRDGSGAPKVVAKGTDHVALRIRELATGAGVPVVEDPPLARALHGACEIDGEIPYHLYLAVARLLAFVYSLPPLAKGGPLRHQTPVGILA
- the fliP gene encoding flagellar type III secretion system pore protein FliP (The bacterial flagellar biogenesis protein FliP forms a type III secretion system (T3SS)-type pore required for flagellar assembly.) yields the protein MTGLLAAAGTASSSVSVNLGGQLSKPSESIVIIIALTLLGVAPALLIMLTSFTRIAVVLGLTRNALGLQGIPPNQVIAGLALFLSLFIMAPTISKVNNDAVQPYLHGKINATQAYREAEVPIRDWMLKQTRTQELAVFVNISKQHPPKPQDVTMAALVPAFILSELKTAFIIGFVVFIPFLIIDLVVGSTLMSMGMMMLPPTLVSLPFKLLLFVLVDGWTLIAHSLVTSFR